A single region of the Planctomycetia bacterium genome encodes:
- a CDS encoding tyrosine-type recombinase/integrase, which produces MTRRGGRQKGISPPAAWWRALLITAYMTGWRIGQILALRWEDVDLENGTALSRAADNKGKRDMLIQLHDLALDHLQTVRSFHVSVFPLEVDRRSLYTEFELIQKAAGVKPHGKQFYGFHDLRRAFATMNADRMSGDALQALMQHKDYQTTQRYINMARQLKPAVAELFEPALDRSAIV; this is translated from the coding sequence GTGACGCGGCGAGGCGGCCGGCAGAAGGGAATATCACCGCCGGCGGCGTGGTGGCGAGCCCTGCTCATCACGGCCTATATGACCGGCTGGCGAATCGGCCAAATCCTCGCCCTGCGGTGGGAAGACGTCGACCTGGAAAATGGCACGGCGCTTTCCCGTGCAGCCGACAACAAGGGCAAGCGGGACATGCTGATCCAACTGCACGATCTAGCCCTCGATCACCTGCAGACCGTGCGCTCGTTTCACGTCAGCGTTTTCCCGCTGGAGGTCGACCGGCGATCGCTCTACACGGAATTCGAACTCATCCAGAAGGCCGCCGGGGTGAAGCCGCACGGAAAGCAATTCTATGGCTTCCACGACCTTCGGCGGGCGTTCGCGACGATGAATGCGGATCGAATGAGCGGCGACGCGCTCCAGGCGCTGATGCAGCATAAGGACTATCAGACGACCCAACGCTACATCAACATGGCGCGGCAGTTGAAGCCGGCAGTGGCGGAACTGTTCGAGCCTGCCCTCGACCGGTCGGCTATCGTCTGA